In one window of bacterium DNA:
- a CDS encoding sigma-54 dependent transcriptional regulator produces the protein MIERRILVVDDEPGARLVLERSLARANCTVECAENGEQALEKFRNQSFPVVVTDINMPGMSGLDLLREIREQQPETAVLMITAYADLDSAIQAIRSGAYDYIVKPIKPDLMVKAVDRAFEKLELRDEVTYLQSQIREHYGFDAIVGQSPAIKETVRLAARVAGTDESVLITGPSGTGKELFARAIHLSSPRDKHRFIAVNCGGFPDHLLESELFGYKRGAFTGAATDKPGLIAEADNGTIFFDEIAELPIGMQVKLLRFLQDHHIRPVGAVKEQLVNVRVVAATNRDLEAEVAEGKFREDLYYRLRVLAVEVPALKDRPEDIPVLLQYFAERTARRMGKAPPEFSEAAAKRLAEYEWPGNVRELENLVKNVLIMNDARVIQPGHLPAYVTQPDSGGKKNGFISEGNLLASGASYSDLRNKVLEDFNQAILSEALELENWNISKAAERLGTAKSNVIRLMKRFHLQKP, from the coding sequence ATGATCGAACGCAGAATTCTCGTCGTGGACGACGAACCGGGCGCGCGGCTTGTGCTGGAACGGAGCCTCGCGCGGGCCAACTGTACCGTTGAATGCGCCGAAAACGGCGAACAGGCGCTTGAAAAGTTCCGCAACCAGTCGTTCCCCGTCGTCGTCACGGATATCAACATGCCGGGCATGAGCGGACTGGATCTGCTTCGCGAGATCCGCGAACAGCAGCCGGAAACAGCCGTTCTCATGATTACGGCGTACGCCGATCTGGATTCGGCGATCCAGGCAATCCGAAGCGGCGCGTACGATTATATCGTCAAGCCGATCAAGCCCGATCTCATGGTCAAGGCGGTCGACCGCGCGTTCGAAAAACTGGAATTGCGCGACGAGGTGACGTACCTCCAAAGCCAGATTCGCGAGCACTACGGGTTCGACGCCATCGTCGGGCAGAGCCCGGCGATCAAGGAAACCGTCCGCCTGGCCGCCCGCGTCGCCGGCACCGACGAGAGCGTTCTCATCACCGGCCCGAGCGGCACTGGCAAGGAACTGTTCGCGCGCGCGATTCATCTGTCGAGCCCGCGCGACAAGCACCGGTTCATCGCGGTCAACTGCGGCGGTTTTCCCGATCATCTGCTCGAAAGCGAATTATTCGGCTACAAGCGCGGCGCCTTCACCGGCGCGGCGACCGACAAGCCCGGCCTGATCGCCGAGGCCGACAACGGAACGATTTTCTTTGACGAGATCGCCGAGCTTCCGATCGGCATGCAGGTCAAGCTTCTGCGTTTCCTGCAGGACCACCACATTCGTCCGGTGGGCGCGGTCAAGGAGCAGCTCGTCAATGTGCGCGTCGTCGCCGCGACGAACCGCGATCTGGAAGCGGAAGTCGCGGAAGGCAAATTCCGCGAGGATTTGTATTACCGGCTTCGCGTCCTCGCGGTCGAGGTACCGGCGCTCAAGGATCGCCCGGAGGATATCCCCGTGTTGTTGCAATATTTCGCCGAACGCACGGCCAGGCGCATGGGCAAGGCGCCGCCGGAATTCAGCGAGGCCGCGGCGAAACGCCTTGCGGAATACGAATGGCCCGGCAACGTGCGCGAGCTCGAGAACCTGGTGAAAAACGTGCTCATCATGAATGACGCGCGCGTCATCCAGCCGGGGCACCTTCCCGCGTACGTCACGCAGCCGGACAGCGGCGGCAAGAAAAACGGCTTCATTTCCGAAGGAAATCTGCTCGCGAGCGGCGCGTCCTACAGCGATCTGCGCAACAAGGTGCTCGAAGATTTCAACCAGGCCATCCTCTCCGAGGCGTTGGAGCTCGAAAACTGGAACATCTCGAAGGCGGCGGAGCGCCTGGGAACCGCTAAATCGAACGTCATCCGCTTGATGAAGCGGTTCCATCTGCAAAAACCCTGA
- a CDS encoding HAMP domain-containing protein, with the protein MKKRVLKNIALIALILCVTLFLVLKHIGSMRDHQRAIAFFQENIDNFTRLYRLTASIFQQQQLLRVQGGDPAEIFADIDQIQAMTGKTIADLGDDKLTETCRSCHVRMGDEKWRKLQPQYADLALAMDVYRQAFVAVDRDLARKVGMVGADPSLTKSAERLLAETHHAEKSLNKIVSHVRDEHQEWAARTGNITLIVIVTGFIAVLLLVVRFVRTTLTPVLDLERATRTLAAGKYPERIEVRTNDEVERLAGAFNHMVASLKEMSRERESLLHQTQELNATLEDRVAAVRDELRRAQEHLIRSETLSAVGTLASGVAHEINNPIHVIIGLVNLIQRDIEADSPLAQDLRMVESEAARCQTIVSSLLDFARKREGELTDTDINELVESSLTLLRAQLEKRGVRVETVFDKSLPPLLADPNKLKQVLVNMYLNAQHAMENGGSLTVRTGPSRNGKAGVRVEIADSGEGIPEDIRARIFEPFFTTKKGRDGTGLGLAICHRIIDEHGGRIELESSPGQGTTFIITLPFRPPADQTDPSDAFEEARP; encoded by the coding sequence ATGAAAAAGCGCGTTCTCAAAAATATCGCTCTCATCGCGCTCATTTTGTGCGTCACGCTGTTTCTGGTCCTGAAGCACATCGGCAGCATGCGCGACCATCAGCGGGCGATCGCGTTCTTTCAGGAGAATATCGACAACTTCACGCGCCTCTACCGGCTGACCGCTTCCATTTTTCAGCAGCAACAATTGCTGCGGGTTCAGGGCGGCGATCCGGCGGAAATCTTCGCCGACATCGACCAAATCCAGGCCATGACCGGAAAGACCATCGCCGACCTGGGCGACGACAAGCTCACCGAAACATGCCGCTCGTGCCATGTCCGCATGGGCGACGAAAAATGGCGCAAACTGCAGCCGCAATACGCCGATCTGGCGCTCGCGATGGATGTCTATCGCCAGGCATTCGTCGCCGTGGATCGCGACCTTGCGCGCAAGGTGGGGATGGTCGGCGCGGACCCGAGCCTTACGAAATCCGCCGAACGCCTGCTTGCCGAAACGCACCACGCGGAAAAGTCGCTCAATAAAATCGTATCGCATGTGCGCGACGAGCATCAGGAATGGGCGGCCCGAACCGGCAATATCACGCTCATCGTCATCGTGACGGGCTTCATCGCCGTGCTCTTGCTCGTCGTCCGTTTCGTGAGGACGACGCTGACGCCGGTGCTCGACCTGGAACGCGCGACAAGAACGCTCGCGGCCGGCAAATATCCCGAGCGCATCGAGGTGCGCACGAACGACGAGGTCGAGCGCCTGGCCGGCGCGTTCAACCACATGGTGGCAAGCCTCAAGGAGATGTCGCGCGAGCGCGAATCGCTCCTTCATCAGACGCAGGAGCTGAACGCGACGCTCGAGGATCGCGTCGCCGCGGTGCGCGACGAGTTGCGCCGCGCGCAAGAGCACCTCATTCGCAGCGAGACACTGTCCGCCGTGGGCACGTTGGCCTCCGGCGTCGCGCATGAGATCAACAACCCCATCCACGTCATCATCGGGCTGGTCAATCTGATCCAGCGCGACATCGAGGCGGACTCGCCGCTGGCGCAGGATCTGAGGATGGTGGAATCCGAGGCCGCACGGTGCCAGACGATCGTGTCGAGCCTGCTGGACTTTGCGCGCAAGCGCGAAGGCGAGCTGACGGATACGGACATCAACGAGCTTGTCGAAAGCTCGCTGACGCTCCTTCGCGCGCAGCTCGAAAAGCGCGGCGTACGCGTGGAAACCGTGTTCGACAAATCGTTGCCGCCGTTGCTCGCCGATCCGAACAAGCTCAAGCAGGTGCTCGTCAACATGTATCTGAACGCCCAGCACGCCATGGAAAACGGCGGATCGCTGACCGTGCGCACGGGTCCGTCGCGAAACGGCAAAGCGGGCGTGCGCGTTGAAATCGCCGACAGCGGCGAAGGCATCCCGGAGGACATCCGGGCGCGCATCTTCGAACCGTTTTTCACCACGAAAAAGGGGCGGGACGGCACGGGGCTGGGGCTTGCGATCTGCCATCGCATTATCGACGAACACGGCGGGCGCATCGAGCTTGAAAGCAGCCCCGGCCAGGGAACCACATTCATCATCACGCTTCCGTTTCGTCCCCCGGCGGATCAGACGGATCCGTCCGACGCCTTCGAGGAGGCCCGGCCATGA
- a CDS encoding cytochrome c biogenesis protein ResB, with translation MAAEIVETQVQNGHAKPATRAETWIQFLSSNRLAIYTLIGIGVVTLIGTIVPQRGPGLDEARFHALAASGGYWGLVARLGFLDIFHSAWFYGLIAILTINMSVCTTLNFGRVLRTSNTKNIVLEPALVSRIGSVVRFKAKNLSPERIREVVRPTMEKIADGASFYFADRGNIHRFGAIVSHVAIFVMIGGAVYGSLFGIDGSMPIPEGASESVITLRRGGELALPFAVRCNDFDLEYYEGSSQPKTFRSSLTFLTGPDRAEAKTTPIEVNIPAEFGGYRFFQSSYGQLPPQAIVRVTPRGADAAVREMSVSFGEAYRLPDGGRFAVVNMDRDKFGGGLAIQVREMNASGASSDFWVFKDNPKFDASRAGDFGYEFVELRNDAYYTGLMVTKNPGINVFWLGCAIGAVGLYLAFAIKHRRTLVYVKDGEVAIAYHDSAGHDAQADALEAMKERLLAKN, from the coding sequence ATGGCAGCCGAAATCGTGGAAACGCAAGTCCAAAACGGACACGCCAAGCCGGCCACACGAGCGGAAACCTGGATTCAGTTTCTGTCGAGCAACCGCCTGGCAATCTACACGCTGATCGGCATCGGCGTCGTCACGCTGATCGGAACGATCGTGCCGCAACGAGGACCGGGTCTCGACGAGGCGCGATTTCACGCGCTTGCGGCCTCAGGCGGATACTGGGGCCTGGTGGCGCGACTCGGATTTCTCGACATCTTTCATTCGGCCTGGTTCTACGGTCTCATCGCGATTCTCACGATCAACATGTCCGTCTGCACCACGCTCAACTTCGGGCGCGTACTGCGTACGTCCAATACGAAAAATATCGTTCTGGAACCGGCGCTCGTATCGCGCATCGGCTCGGTTGTTCGATTCAAGGCGAAGAACCTTTCGCCCGAACGGATCCGCGAGGTCGTCCGCCCGACAATGGAAAAGATCGCCGACGGCGCCTCGTTTTACTTCGCGGACCGGGGAAACATCCATCGCTTCGGCGCGATTGTGTCGCACGTCGCGATCTTCGTGATGATCGGTGGCGCGGTGTACGGAAGCCTGTTCGGCATCGACGGCTCCATGCCGATACCCGAAGGCGCGAGCGAATCGGTCATCACCCTGCGCCGCGGCGGCGAACTCGCCCTGCCCTTCGCGGTGCGTTGCAACGATTTCGACCTCGAATATTACGAGGGCAGCAGCCAGCCGAAGACCTTCCGCTCGTCGCTGACGTTCCTGACCGGTCCGGATCGGGCCGAAGCCAAGACGACGCCGATCGAGGTCAATATCCCGGCCGAATTCGGCGGATACCGCTTCTTCCAGTCGTCTTACGGCCAGCTTCCGCCGCAGGCCATCGTGCGCGTCACCCCGCGCGGCGCCGACGCGGCCGTTCGGGAGATGAGCGTGTCGTTCGGCGAAGCCTATCGCCTTCCGGACGGCGGGCGTTTCGCGGTCGTGAACATGGACCGCGACAAGTTCGGCGGCGGGCTCGCGATCCAGGTCCGCGAAATGAACGCGTCCGGCGCGTCGTCGGACTTCTGGGTCTTCAAGGACAACCCCAAATTCGATGCCTCGCGCGCTGGCGATTTCGGCTACGAATTCGTGGAGCTGCGCAACGACGCGTACTACACGGGCCTCATGGTCACGAAGAACCCGGGCATCAACGTCTTCTGGCTCGGCTGCGCGATCGGCGCGGTGGGGCTTTACCTGGCGTTCGCGATCAAGCACCGCCGCACGCTCGTCTATGTCAAGGACGGCGAGGTGGCGATCGCCTACCACGACTCCGCGGGCCACGACGCGCAAGCGGATGCGCTGGAAGCGATGAAAGAG